A genomic segment from Ptychodera flava strain L36383 chromosome 19, AS_Pfla_20210202, whole genome shotgun sequence encodes:
- the LOC139118717 gene encoding uncharacterized protein yields the protein MEHETMDLRLKFSDPAVKKIIESVKHHGSNYVCLFWADNHFGSIPASQILIPRRTEGIQLEPGDRMMVEYGNEEITAIFIAQGAKLDEMAKIATKLTSLRNSMEVPLPAKRRRVKKRIDDFILDDEDIGNSSKKVKDKKKTTSTSVQAEDGRIRENEADTGTYLYFDIPPARNIRNTHTGEGSPLPKQSSDNELLSPPADSGFSRSPPNTESSMSPPNPISRTPTDMRLPVQPPQVETESEKICVLEGRIMQSEERLDDLEQQIRILKKKVKKLKEKPGCEINDEVINGNVTESQIVKILNQSDNICTAVHNILSALFEPEYLLSHRLG from the exons ATGGAGCACGAAACTATGGATTTGAGGCTTAAATTTTCTGACCCCGCTGTTAAAAAAATAATCGAATCCGTCAAGCACCATGGCTCAAACTATGTATGCCTATTTTGGGCCGATAACCACTTTGGCAGCATACCGGCATCTCAAATTTTAATTCCAAGACGAACTGAGGGCATACAGTTGGAACCAGGAGATCGGATGATGGTTGAGTACGGCAACGAGGAAATCACTGCTATTTTCATAGCGCAAG GTGCTAAGTTAGATGAAATGGCCAAGATAGCAACCAAATTAACTTCACTGAGGAATTCCATGGAAGTGCCATTGCCAGCAAAACGGAGACGAGTAAAGAAGAGAATAGATGATTTCATCTTGGATGATGAAGACATTG GAAACTCAAGTAAAAAGGTGAAAGATAAAAAGAAAACTACAAGTACATCTGTGCAGGCAGAAGATGGACGTATTC GAGAGAATGAAGCTGATACAGGTActtatttatattttgacatACCACCAGCAAGGAATATAAGGAATACACATACAG GTGAAGGATCACCTTTGCCAAAACAATCATCAGACAATGAGTTATTGAGTCCACCAGCAGACAGTGGATTTTCTAGGTCACCACCAAACACTGAATCATCTATGTCGCCACCAAACCCCATATCAAGGACACCAACAGACATGAGGTTACCAGTGCAACCGCCACAGGTGGAAACAGAGTCGGAAAAGAT ATGTGTTCTGGAAGGAAGAATAATGCAATCTGAGGAAAGGTTAGATGACCTCGAACAGCAAATCAGAATATTgaagaaaaaagttaaaaagcTAAAAGAAAAACCAGGTTGTGAAATAAATGATGAAGTGATTAATGGCAATGTAACTGAATCACAAATAGTTAAAATTCTAAATCAATCGGATAACATATGTACAGCAGTACATAACATATTATCAGCTCTTTTTGAACCAGAATACCTGTTAAgccatcgtctgggctaa